The following proteins come from a genomic window of Flavobacteriaceae bacterium MAR_2010_188:
- a CDS encoding NADH-FMN oxidoreductase RutF, flavin reductase (DIM6/NTAB) family: MAFFSYKDIEDLDFLYRINLINSCSGFKSANLIGTTSKNGNSNLAIFSSVTHLGSNPPLLGFFLRPTEVPRHTFDNINATGCYTINHIHQDIIEQAHHTSAKYDDEISEFEVTGLEEEYKDNFLAPFVKGCSVQLAMHYEDSYHIRQNDVMLIVGSIHGLYIKDEILQKDGFVDLAKANIVSINGLDGYIETGLIERLAYQRPKSQKA, from the coding sequence ATGGCTTTTTTTAGTTATAAAGATATCGAAGATTTAGATTTCCTCTATCGGATTAATTTAATAAACAGCTGCTCAGGCTTTAAGTCTGCTAACCTAATCGGTACAACTTCCAAAAACGGAAATTCTAATTTGGCGATTTTCAGTTCGGTTACTCATCTTGGATCAAACCCTCCATTATTAGGATTTTTTCTGCGCCCGACCGAAGTTCCTAGACACACTTTCGACAATATTAATGCTACCGGTTGCTATACCATAAATCACATCCATCAAGATATTATAGAGCAAGCCCATCATACTTCGGCTAAATATGACGACGAAATTTCAGAATTTGAAGTCACTGGTCTCGAAGAGGAATACAAGGATAATTTCCTTGCTCCATTTGTAAAGGGCTGTTCGGTGCAATTGGCGATGCATTATGAAGACTCTTATCATATAAGACAAAACGACGTGATGCTAATTGTTGGCAGTATTCATGGTTTATATATTAAAGATGAAATTTTGCAGAAAGATGGATTTGTAGATTTGGCCAAAGCCAATATCGTATCTATAAATGGATTGGATGGCTATATTGAAACAGGTTTAATTGAACGCCTTGCCTACCAACGACCAAAATCTCAAAAAGCTTGA
- a CDS encoding ABC1 family protein: MKTIDKIPVSKIQRATKLVSTGAKVGVNYLKYYGDRLMTDEIGAKDRLNQNNADDIYDSLKQLKGSALKVAQMLSMEKSIMPQAYVEKFSLAQFSVPPLSPPLVIKTFKKYFGKHPNEIFDYFNATSVNAASIGQVHIAEKDGKKLAVKIQYPGVAQSISSDLALVKPIAMSMFNLKGGDSDKYFKEVENKLIEETDYYLELAQSMAVVKACSNIPNLQFPKYYENLSNERIITMDYMFGKHLSELNTATLAPETATILGQALWDFYMFQIHKLRKVHADPHPGNFLISEDNKLIALDFGCMKEIPDSFYVPYFEMTEKKYSKDQNNFKNTLTKLEILRADDTPEEVEFFTEIFSEMLELFTKPFQTETFDFADPSFFDKIREMAEKYSNSTELRKMNANRGSKHFIYINRTFFGLYNLMFDLKATNIKINNYLNI, encoded by the coding sequence ATGAAAACAATTGATAAGATTCCTGTTTCAAAAATCCAACGTGCAACCAAACTTGTTTCTACCGGCGCAAAAGTTGGCGTAAATTACTTAAAGTATTACGGAGACCGTTTGATGACCGATGAGATTGGTGCTAAGGACAGACTTAACCAAAATAATGCTGACGACATTTACGACAGTCTTAAGCAGTTAAAGGGCAGCGCACTAAAGGTAGCTCAGATGCTGAGTATGGAAAAGAGCATCATGCCACAAGCATACGTCGAAAAATTTTCTCTCGCCCAATTCTCAGTGCCACCACTCTCCCCTCCTCTCGTTATAAAAACATTTAAAAAATATTTCGGCAAACATCCTAACGAGATTTTCGATTATTTTAATGCTACTTCTGTAAATGCTGCAAGTATAGGTCAAGTGCATATTGCAGAAAAGGATGGTAAAAAACTGGCCGTAAAAATTCAATATCCAGGCGTTGCTCAAAGTATATCCTCAGATTTAGCATTGGTTAAGCCAATTGCGATGAGCATGTTTAATTTAAAAGGCGGAGATTCGGATAAATATTTTAAGGAAGTAGAGAATAAATTAATTGAAGAGACAGATTACTATTTGGAGTTGGCCCAGAGTATGGCGGTCGTAAAAGCATGTTCTAATATTCCCAATCTTCAATTTCCCAAGTATTATGAAAATCTTTCAAATGAAAGAATCATTACGATGGATTATATGTTCGGCAAACATCTTTCCGAATTAAACACTGCTACTCTCGCTCCTGAAACTGCCACCATCTTAGGTCAGGCTTTATGGGATTTCTATATGTTTCAAATTCATAAATTAAGAAAGGTACACGCCGATCCACATCCTGGTAATTTCTTAATATCAGAAGACAATAAGCTAATCGCTTTGGATTTTGGTTGTATGAAAGAGATACCGGATTCTTTTTACGTGCCCTATTTTGAAATGACCGAAAAAAAATACTCCAAAGACCAAAATAACTTTAAAAATACGCTCACGAAATTAGAGATCCTAAGGGCGGATGATACGCCAGAAGAAGTAGAATTTTTTACAGAAATCTTTAGTGAGATGTTAGAATTGTTTACAAAACCATTTCAAACCGAAACCTTTGATTTTGCAGACCCAAGCTTTTTCGACAAGATTCGAGAAATGGCAGAGAAATATTCAAACAGTACCGAGTTAAGAAAAATGAACGCCAATCGCGGTTCCAAACATTTTATTTACATCAACCGAACGTTTTTTGGACTTTATAATCTCATGTTCGATTTAAAAGCAACAAATATAAAAATCAATAATTACCTTAACATATAA
- a CDS encoding agmatinase: MSRTNDIIVQGLLWDEKSSFARGPALAPPLIRKALNSGSMNLFSEKGISVDRDKIKDLGDFNITDYFDIEKITQENLKQGSKLLSLGGDHSITYPLIKALSNQYETIDILHFDAHADLYDEYEGDKYSHACPFARIMESGHVNRLVQIGVRTLNPHQREQAEKFNVEICAAAASNFFSIEPFATPLYISLDLDAFDPAFAPGVSHLESGGLTPREVISIIQKLKANVIGADIVEFNPNNDVNNLTAYLAAKLYKELIAKMV, encoded by the coding sequence ATGTCTAGGACCAATGATATTATAGTACAAGGGCTATTATGGGATGAAAAATCATCCTTCGCACGTGGGCCTGCACTGGCTCCCCCGTTAATAAGAAAGGCCTTGAATAGTGGCTCGATGAATTTGTTTTCGGAAAAAGGAATCTCGGTAGACAGAGATAAGATTAAGGATTTAGGCGATTTTAATATAACAGATTATTTTGATATAGAGAAGATCACACAAGAAAACCTGAAGCAAGGCTCGAAATTGCTGAGTCTAGGTGGTGATCATTCCATTACCTATCCACTTATTAAGGCGCTTAGTAATCAATACGAGACAATTGACATTCTACACTTCGACGCTCATGCGGATCTTTATGATGAGTATGAAGGAGATAAGTATTCGCATGCATGTCCATTTGCTAGGATAATGGAATCCGGCCATGTAAATCGATTGGTACAAATAGGGGTTAGAACTTTAAACCCGCACCAAAGGGAACAAGCCGAAAAGTTTAATGTTGAAATCTGCGCAGCTGCTGCCTCCAATTTCTTCTCAATCGAACCGTTTGCAACACCCTTATATATTTCTCTCGATTTGGATGCATTTGATCCTGCTTTTGCACCAGGAGTTTCGCATTTAGAATCAGGTGGATTAACTCCAAGAGAAGTAATATCCATAATCCAAAAGTTGAAAGCGAACGTTATTGGAGCGGATATAGTAGAATTTAATCCCAACAACGACGTCAACAACCTTACGGCATACCTAGCAGCAAAATTGTATAAGGAACTAATAGCGAAAATGGTATAA
- a CDS encoding C-5 sterol desaturase: MLLDANNPGSLFITLVIVFIAILLRYFMAAGLFYYYYYVRGKNRFEAMRLGRGWKKNQLRKEIIWSMRSSIIFAIAGGLIYWMWQNGYTAIYLELSEYPLWYLPLSFIIIAFIHETYYYWVHRWMHKPKVFRKVHKVHHDSFTPSPWTSFSFHPWESILEAVILPLILIVLPINIYILGVYLVFMTISSVINHLDIEIYPQWFQDSKFGKGFIGATHHHFHHEEYNTNFGLYFTFWDRWMNTESKT; the protein is encoded by the coding sequence ATGTTGCTAGACGCAAATAATCCCGGGTCTTTATTTATAACCTTAGTTATTGTATTTATAGCGATTCTGCTTAGATACTTTATGGCGGCAGGACTTTTCTATTATTACTATTACGTCCGGGGTAAAAATAGATTCGAAGCAATGCGTCTTGGTAGAGGCTGGAAGAAAAATCAGCTTAGAAAAGAGATTATATGGAGTATGAGGTCTTCAATTATATTTGCTATTGCTGGCGGATTGATCTATTGGATGTGGCAAAATGGTTATACCGCCATTTATCTAGAACTATCTGAATATCCTCTTTGGTATTTACCGCTTAGCTTTATAATCATCGCTTTTATTCACGAAACCTATTACTACTGGGTTCACCGCTGGATGCATAAACCAAAGGTGTTTAGAAAAGTACACAAAGTTCACCACGATAGCTTTACTCCTTCTCCATGGACGTCCTTTTCGTTTCATCCATGGGAAAGTATTTTAGAAGCGGTGATTTTACCGTTGATTTTGATTGTATTGCCAATAAACATTTATATTCTTGGCGTTTATTTGGTATTTATGACCATAAGCAGCGTCATCAATCATTTGGATATTGAAATTTATCCACAATGGTTTCAAGATTCTAAATTTGGAAAGGGATTTATCGGAGCAACCCATCATCATTTTCATCATGAGGAATACAATACCAACTTCGGTCTTTACTTCACTTTCTGGGACCGTTGGATGAATACAGAAAGTAAAACATAA
- a CDS encoding Predicted dehydrogenase (manually curated) — translation MKNNKRIIRWGIMGLGKIAHKFAQDLQKTDGCELYAVASRTLTNAETFSKDFKLYNAYGDYKSLSEDPNVDAIYIATPHVCHLKDALMCLENKKAVLCEKPMGVNSMDVNTMVSVAEGNDTLLMEALWTRFLPHYNFIIDELKTGKFGNIESIEADFGFKADFDPEGRLFNKELGGGSLLDIGIYPIFFALSILGEPDDIEASATYFETNVDSSVDMTFSYPDNVRAKLACTLLENTPTTAKIVAENGTIKLNTRFHEPTSVEITLNGKTEIHDFSTDAFGYTYEIAHFNQLIRDGKTESPEMSFEYSKTLSETMDKVKERIGLEY, via the coding sequence TTGAAAAACAATAAAAGAATTATACGATGGGGAATCATGGGCCTCGGAAAGATTGCTCACAAATTTGCCCAAGATCTGCAAAAAACTGATGGATGCGAGCTTTATGCAGTAGCCTCAAGGACTTTAACTAACGCTGAAACTTTCTCGAAAGACTTCAAACTTTATAACGCTTACGGCGACTACAAGAGTCTTTCCGAAGATCCAAATGTAGATGCAATTTATATCGCAACTCCACATGTTTGCCATCTAAAGGATGCCTTAATGTGCTTAGAAAATAAGAAAGCAGTGCTGTGCGAAAAGCCGATGGGCGTTAATTCAATGGATGTTAATACCATGGTTTCTGTCGCAGAAGGCAATGACACCCTTTTGATGGAAGCACTCTGGACCAGATTTTTACCTCATTATAATTTTATTATAGATGAATTGAAAACAGGCAAATTTGGAAATATAGAATCCATTGAAGCCGACTTTGGCTTCAAAGCCGATTTTGATCCGGAAGGAAGACTGTTTAATAAAGAACTGGGCGGAGGAAGTTTACTAGACATAGGAATTTATCCAATATTTTTTGCGCTCTCTATTTTGGGTGAACCTGATGATATCGAAGCTTCCGCAACTTATTTTGAAACCAATGTAGATTCTTCCGTAGACATGACTTTTTCTTATCCTGATAATGTAAGAGCGAAGTTAGCTTGTACGTTGTTAGAAAACACGCCCACTACAGCTAAAATTGTCGCAGAAAATGGAACTATAAAATTAAATACCAGATTCCATGAACCCACTTCTGTTGAAATTACCTTAAATGGCAAAACAGAAATACACGATTTCTCTACCGATGCCTTCGGCTATACATATGAAATTGCTCACTTTAATCAGCTTATAAGAGACGGAAAGACCGAAAGTCCTGAAATGAGTTTTGAATATAGCAAAACCTTGAGTGAAACGATGGATAAGGTCAAGGAGAGAATCGGATTGGAATATTGA
- a CDS encoding transporter, SSS family, which yields MELIDWIVLAVTILAIVAYGTYKTRGRKDVQDYVRGGNTAKWYTIGLSVMATQASAITFLSTPGQAFHDGMGFVQFYFGLPIAMIIICIVFIPLYHRLKVYTAYEFLEKRFDLKTRSLTAILFLIQRGLSAGITIYAPAIILSVVLKVNLNLLIIIIGFLVIIYTVSGGTKAVSITQKQQMGVIFSGMIIAFALIMSYLPDDITFTKALEIAGASGRMNILDFSFDPNNRYTVWTGIIGGTFLMLSYFGTDQSQVQRYLSGKNVREMKLGMIFNGLLKVPMQFFILLVGIMVFVFYQFNESPINFNPEANQVAMDSQYSNEYENLQAEQKKIFQEKRTLVEGFTNKDDAVFVAKFNELQAKDKANRDAAKEIIVMSSDDKLLSVESNDKDYVFIHFILSRLPNGLIGLLLAVILCAAMSSSASELNALASTTSLDIYKRNFAQDKTQEHYVRATKFFTLAWGIMAIMIACIAYLAENLIELVNIIGSIFYGNVLGIFLLAFFFRSLKGSAVFSGAILTQIIVIILFVLSRYEIIQLPYLWLNLIGCILVMLIAHLLNPLFPADKNAVIVEE from the coding sequence ATGGAATTAATTGACTGGATTGTTCTAGCCGTTACCATATTAGCTATAGTGGCTTATGGAACTTACAAAACAAGAGGAAGAAAGGACGTTCAAGATTACGTTAGGGGTGGCAACACCGCTAAATGGTATACTATAGGTCTGTCGGTGATGGCAACCCAAGCAAGTGCCATAACCTTTCTCTCTACTCCCGGGCAAGCATTTCACGATGGGATGGGATTCGTTCAATTTTACTTTGGACTTCCTATAGCGATGATTATAATATGTATCGTTTTTATTCCGCTTTATCACAGACTTAAAGTTTATACAGCATACGAATTTTTGGAAAAGCGATTCGACTTAAAAACGCGAAGTCTTACCGCAATTTTGTTTCTTATTCAGCGAGGACTTTCTGCAGGCATCACTATTTATGCACCGGCCATCATATTGTCGGTAGTATTAAAAGTCAACTTAAATTTGTTAATAATAATCATCGGTTTTCTAGTGATAATTTACACCGTTTCGGGTGGCACAAAGGCAGTAAGTATTACCCAAAAACAACAAATGGGGGTTATTTTTAGTGGAATGATTATCGCTTTTGCCCTTATAATGAGCTATTTGCCAGACGATATAACTTTCACAAAAGCTTTAGAAATTGCCGGAGCAAGTGGCCGAATGAACATTCTTGATTTCTCCTTTGACCCTAACAACCGTTATACCGTTTGGACGGGCATAATCGGGGGAACATTTTTAATGTTATCGTATTTCGGGACAGACCAAAGTCAGGTTCAGCGCTACCTTTCTGGTAAGAATGTTCGTGAGATGAAGTTAGGAATGATTTTTAATGGACTCTTAAAAGTACCGATGCAATTCTTCATATTACTCGTGGGCATTATGGTATTTGTGTTTTATCAATTTAACGAATCACCAATAAATTTTAATCCTGAAGCAAATCAGGTAGCAATGGATTCTCAATATTCTAATGAATATGAAAATCTTCAAGCTGAACAAAAGAAAATCTTCCAAGAGAAAAGAACATTGGTTGAAGGGTTTACGAATAAGGATGACGCTGTTTTTGTAGCTAAATTTAATGAGCTTCAAGCTAAAGATAAGGCAAACCGAGATGCTGCCAAAGAGATTATCGTAATGTCTTCGGACGATAAGTTGCTAAGTGTGGAATCTAATGACAAGGATTATGTGTTTATACATTTTATCTTAAGCCGCTTACCAAATGGGTTGATAGGTCTGTTGTTGGCGGTTATTTTATGTGCTGCCATGTCGAGTAGCGCTTCAGAATTAAACGCTCTAGCCTCCACTACCTCATTAGATATCTACAAGAGAAACTTTGCACAGGATAAAACGCAAGAACATTACGTCAGGGCAACAAAGTTCTTCACTCTCGCTTGGGGGATAATGGCGATCATGATTGCCTGTATAGCCTATTTAGCGGAAAATTTAATTGAGCTCGTTAATATAATCGGTTCTATTTTTTACGGGAATGTTCTAGGAATTTTTCTGTTGGCATTTTTCTTTAGGTCTTTAAAAGGTTCTGCTGTTTTTAGTGGCGCCATACTCACCCAAATAATCGTGATTATTTTATTTGTATTATCACGTTATGAAATCATTCAATTACCTTATTTATGGCTAAATTTAATCGGCTGTATTTTGGTAATGCTCATTGCTCACTTACTCAACCCTCTCTTTCCTGCCGATAAAAACGCAGTGATTGTAGAGGAATAA
- a CDS encoding hypothetical protein (manually curated), whose translation MKIEKPNKETWSKLYSIVLIVNLVYILVFYILMQLY comes from the coding sequence TTGAAAATCGAAAAGCCAAATAAAGAAACCTGGTCCAAGCTCTACTCCATCGTATTGATTGTAAACCTTGTTTACATTTTGGTATTCTACATCTTGATGCAACTATATTGA
- a CDS encoding GlcNAc-PI de-N-acetylase, giving the protein MPSMKIVYSSFLFILVTFITFAQQPKKQSSSEIFESIKKLNFLGSVLYVGAHPDDENTRLISYMSNEVKARTAYLSMTRGDGGQNLIGPEIRELLGVIRTQELLAARRTDGGEQIFTRANDFGFSKSPDETLQIWNKEEVLSDVVLAIRQFQPDIIINRFDHRTAGETHGHHTSSAILSMEAFDLANNPSSFPNQLKRADVWQPKRLFFNTSWWFYGSQDAFEKADKSKLLAFDTGVFFPTTGLSNPEIAALSRTNHKSQGFGSTGSRGEELEYIEILKGDLPSDKNNLFDGIDTSWNRVKGGEPIGKILGEVQAEFDFTKPSASVPKLMKAYALINKLENEHWKEVKLKEIKEIITQSSGIYLEAVSRTQQATNDELIKLDLEAINRSDLDIELVSISETGKPLLVKNSKLENNIVIEMKDSLRIDSNVKPSTPYWLTDKGTLGMYKVSDASLIGKPETPRTFTVDFNLKIEDEPITLQRNILYKTNDPVKGEVYKPFEVIPMASSRFLQEVIIFNDNDQKEIQIAIKSGKDNLEGYVELKQPANWKIFPAQQKFAIEHKGEEQILTFTVIPPQGQDESVLSPIVHVGNRTFEKQLVSIDYDHIPFQTVLLPSETKLVKMAISKRGDNIAYVEGAGDVLPENLRNIGYNVSILKPEEITQSNLERFDAVVMGVRAYNVLETLRYKQNILFEYVKNGGNMIVQYNTSRDTNVDQLAPYELELSRDRVTDENSEVRILAPNHEVLNYPNKITQKDFEGWTQERGLYFPDKWGAEFTPILSMNDKDESPKDGSLLIANYGKGHYIYTGLSFFREFPAGVSGAYRLFANMLSLGKNEISSQKQIED; this is encoded by the coding sequence ATGCCTTCTATGAAAATCGTTTACTCTAGTTTTCTTTTCATACTAGTAACTTTCATCACCTTTGCTCAACAACCAAAAAAGCAATCTTCTTCAGAAATTTTTGAATCTATTAAGAAACTGAATTTTCTTGGTTCTGTTTTATACGTAGGTGCGCATCCTGATGACGAAAATACTAGACTTATTTCTTATATGTCTAACGAGGTAAAGGCCAGAACCGCATATCTTTCTATGACCAGGGGTGATGGAGGGCAAAATTTAATAGGACCAGAAATAAGGGAGCTCTTAGGAGTCATAAGGACCCAAGAACTTTTAGCGGCAAGAAGAACTGATGGAGGAGAACAAATATTTACTAGGGCCAATGACTTTGGGTTTTCAAAAAGTCCTGATGAAACACTTCAAATTTGGAATAAGGAGGAAGTTTTAAGCGATGTAGTTTTGGCGATTCGTCAATTTCAACCAGACATCATAATTAACCGCTTTGACCACCGAACTGCTGGTGAAACTCACGGACATCACACCAGTTCTGCCATATTGAGCATGGAAGCATTCGACTTGGCAAATAATCCATCAAGCTTTCCTAATCAACTCAAACGCGCAGACGTTTGGCAGCCAAAACGTCTATTCTTTAATACCTCATGGTGGTTTTACGGTAGCCAAGATGCTTTTGAAAAAGCTGACAAATCCAAACTTTTAGCTTTTGATACGGGCGTTTTCTTCCCTACCACTGGTCTCAGCAATCCAGAAATAGCAGCACTAAGTAGAACAAATCACAAATCCCAAGGTTTTGGAAGTACAGGAAGCCGTGGAGAAGAATTGGAATATATAGAAATTCTTAAAGGTGATTTACCGTCTGATAAAAACAATCTTTTTGATGGGATTGACACTAGCTGGAACCGCGTAAAAGGTGGCGAGCCAATTGGTAAAATTCTAGGTGAAGTACAAGCTGAATTTGATTTTACCAAACCTTCAGCTTCAGTGCCAAAATTGATGAAGGCTTATGCGCTGATCAATAAATTGGAAAACGAGCATTGGAAAGAAGTTAAGCTGAAAGAAATCAAGGAAATCATTACACAGAGCTCGGGAATTTATCTTGAAGCTGTTTCAAGAACTCAGCAAGCGACTAACGACGAATTGATAAAATTAGATTTAGAAGCCATTAATAGAAGTGATTTGGATATCGAATTAGTTTCAATCTCAGAAACCGGCAAGCCCTTGTTGGTAAAGAATTCCAAACTAGAAAACAATATTGTTATAGAGATGAAAGATTCTCTTAGAATTGATAGTAATGTTAAACCATCGACACCATATTGGCTGACGGACAAAGGTACCTTGGGAATGTATAAGGTTAGCGATGCATCACTAATTGGTAAACCTGAAACACCTAGAACCTTCACGGTAGATTTCAATCTAAAAATTGAAGATGAACCTATTACGCTTCAAAGAAATATTTTATATAAAACCAATGATCCTGTAAAAGGAGAAGTTTACAAACCTTTTGAAGTAATACCGATGGCGTCTTCAAGGTTTCTTCAAGAAGTAATAATTTTTAATGATAACGATCAAAAAGAGATTCAGATAGCGATAAAATCTGGAAAAGATAATCTTGAGGGGTATGTTGAATTGAAGCAGCCCGCTAATTGGAAAATCTTCCCTGCTCAGCAGAAATTTGCCATCGAGCACAAAGGGGAAGAACAGATTCTCACCTTTACGGTGATTCCGCCACAAGGTCAGGATGAATCGGTCTTATCGCCTATCGTTCACGTTGGCAACAGAACTTTTGAAAAACAATTAGTGAGCATTGACTACGACCATATTCCATTTCAAACTGTATTACTTCCGTCAGAAACCAAATTGGTGAAAATGGCTATCTCCAAAAGAGGAGATAATATCGCTTACGTTGAAGGCGCTGGTGACGTATTACCAGAGAACTTGAGGAATATTGGTTACAATGTATCCATCTTAAAACCAGAAGAAATCACCCAAAGTAACTTAGAAAGATTTGATGCAGTGGTTATGGGCGTAAGGGCATACAATGTTCTAGAGACGTTAAGATACAAGCAAAATATTCTGTTCGAGTATGTAAAAAATGGGGGGAATATGATTGTACAATATAATACAAGTCGAGACACCAATGTAGACCAATTGGCACCCTATGAGCTCGAACTGTCGAGAGATCGTGTTACCGACGAAAATTCAGAAGTTAGGATTTTGGCACCAAATCATGAAGTTTTAAACTATCCCAACAAAATTACCCAAAAGGATTTCGAAGGCTGGACCCAAGAACGCGGTCTTTATTTTCCGGATAAATGGGGCGCCGAATTTACTCCAATCTTATCTATGAACGATAAGGATGAATCGCCAAAAGATGGGAGTCTCTTAATCGCGAATTATGGAAAAGGTCATTATATCTATACCGGACTGAGTTTCTTTAGAGAATTTCCTGCCGGGGTTTCAGGAGCATATAGATTATTTGCCAATATGCTCTCTTTAGGAAAAAATGAAATATCTTCCCAAAAACAAATAGAAGACTAA
- a CDS encoding Nucleotide-binding universal stress protein, UspA family, which translates to MENKIKKILIPISFSEGSANSLRQSFSLFENTELILLHCYPPYAYNREYDFGQISYDKGIEGMLVEFYRKHRAKKIAQNIKLIAREGSVSETIAEISGDYDLVVMSKRKLQETGGYWFSDRVIFIAFYSHCPVLLLPLKEKKFNFKDCQNIWHLKRKEIETEILERKLPNIEIDPKRLEVKTMDQTSITSSFWQALLSFSKTKDKEWSRQILETKDLETIDLIVLVSHQKDSFQNFMKAEIIQMINQYNIPLLVIQA; encoded by the coding sequence ATGGAAAATAAAATTAAAAAGATTTTAATTCCTATTTCATTTTCCGAAGGATCGGCGAATTCGCTACGTCAATCATTTTCACTTTTTGAAAATACAGAGTTAATACTACTACACTGCTACCCACCTTACGCATATAATAGAGAGTATGACTTCGGTCAAATAAGTTATGACAAGGGTATCGAAGGCATGTTAGTGGAATTTTACAGAAAACATAGAGCAAAAAAAATAGCCCAAAATATCAAATTAATAGCGCGCGAGGGAAGCGTCTCAGAAACGATTGCCGAGATTAGTGGAGATTATGACCTGGTTGTTATGAGTAAAAGAAAATTACAGGAGACGGGAGGATATTGGTTTAGTGATCGCGTAATCTTCATAGCTTTTTACAGCCACTGCCCAGTATTGCTACTACCACTAAAGGAAAAAAAATTCAACTTTAAAGATTGTCAGAATATATGGCATTTAAAACGAAAAGAAATCGAGACTGAAATTTTGGAAAGAAAGCTGCCCAATATTGAAATTGACCCGAAAAGATTAGAGGTAAAAACTATGGATCAAACTTCCATTACATCCTCGTTTTGGCAAGCATTGCTATCGTTTTCTAAAACTAAAGATAAGGAATGGTCAAGGCAAATTTTAGAAACCAAGGACCTCGAAACAATTGATTTAATTGTTTTGGTGAGCCATCAAAAGGATTCTTTCCAAAATTTTATGAAGGCTGAAATTATCCAGATGATAAATCAATATAATATTCCTTTATTAGTAATCCAAGCCTAG
- a CDS encoding Mechanosensitive ion channel: protein MNLQHLQTEFIYLGITIVILFIIRFSAFTVIRKLGRRSGINEARITLICRYTTFLIVLIAGVITAFIFGADFSRLGLIFSSIFAVVGIGLFAIWSILSNITSGVIMFFSFPYKVGDKIMIHDHDFPIEAIIEDIRGFHLHLRIANGNLVTYPNNLMLQKAVTLIEKDAIEDYMEDHEDLI from the coding sequence ATGAATCTACAACACTTGCAAACCGAATTTATATATCTCGGAATCACAATTGTTATTTTATTTATAATCCGTTTCAGCGCGTTCACCGTGATTAGGAAATTAGGAAGGCGCAGCGGTATTAACGAAGCTCGGATTACCTTAATTTGTAGATACACTACATTTCTAATTGTTCTTATTGCTGGAGTCATTACAGCCTTCATATTTGGGGCGGATTTTAGCAGACTCGGACTTATCTTTTCTTCAATATTTGCGGTAGTCGGTATCGGCCTGTTCGCAATATGGTCTATTCTTAGCAATATCACTTCAGGCGTTATTATGTTCTTTTCCTTTCCATATAAGGTTGGGGATAAAATCATGATTCATGATCATGATTTTCCGATTGAGGCGATTATAGAAGATATTCGAGGCTTTCACCTTCACTTAAGAATTGCAAATGGCAACCTCGTTACCTACCCAAATAATCTAATGCTTCAAAAGGCAGTGACGTTGATTGAAAAAGATGCGATTGAAGATTATATGGAAGACCATGAGGATTTGATTTAA
- a CDS encoding septum formation protein, which translates to MILGSSSPRRQLFLEEMNIPFTKIVKEVDELFPPDLKHSEITDYLVKLKAEPFLQELKANDLLLTCDTIVWHQNKMLGKPKEQNQAIEMLTSLSGKTHEVISSICFTNPKFQVIKNSVTKVYFEVLTNYEIEYYVDQFKPFDKAGAYGIQEWIGMIGISKIEGSYENVVGLPTELFYSTLQEILEQD; encoded by the coding sequence TTGATTCTCGGCTCCAGCTCTCCGCGTCGTCAACTTTTCTTGGAAGAGATGAATATTCCCTTTACAAAAATCGTAAAGGAAGTCGACGAATTATTTCCACCCGACTTGAAACATTCAGAAATAACTGATTATCTCGTAAAACTTAAAGCCGAACCTTTTCTTCAAGAATTAAAAGCCAACGACCTACTATTAACTTGCGATACCATTGTATGGCATCAGAATAAGATGTTAGGGAAACCAAAAGAGCAGAATCAGGCGATAGAGATGTTGACATCATTGAGCGGAAAAACTCATGAAGTGATATCGTCCATCTGCTTTACAAATCCTAAATTTCAAGTGATAAAAAATTCTGTAACCAAGGTCTATTTTGAAGTTTTAACCAATTATGAAATAGAATATTACGTTGATCAATTTAAACCTTTTGATAAAGCCGGTGCTTACGGAATACAAGAATGGATCGGTATGATTGGGATAAGCAAAATCGAGGGTTCTTATGAGAATGTTGTGGGTCTGCCCACAGAACTATTTTATTCAACTTTACAAGAGATTCTTGAACAGGATTAG